CACACCATCGCTTATGTCTTTAAATACTTTTTTGGTCTCAGCTGTGGAGTTTCTAAGTGCGATACCACTACCAACCGCCCAAGTGATTATACCTATATAGTTACCATTTGCTAAAGCATTTATCGGGTTTTCAACCATTTTATAAATGAGATCTTTTAAAACATTAGTAATTCCCTGAGGCGCTGACATATCAGCACTTGCAAGACCTTTTAAAGAAAGCTCCACTGGAAATAAAAAACTAGCAATAACTGCAACAACGGCTGCTAAAAATGTACCAATTAGATAGAGTGTAATGATCTTTTGCATACCTTTTGTATGACCAAAATCTCTTAAAATGATGGATGTTGCCACTAAAACAAAGACAAGAATTGGTGCGATAGCTTTTAAAGCGCCTTTGAATAAATCGCCTAAAACTGAAGCTGAAGCTGCGATAGAATCGGCTGAACTAGCTTTTTCTTTGGCTTCGTTTAGCTGCTTGGCTTCATCTTGACTAAGGTGAGTTTTTATAACTTCATCTACGCTCAAACCACTTTCGTTTTGAATAGTTTGAATTTTAGCTGAGATCTTGTTATAAGGAGCTGCTTCGTAGTGTGTGTAAAAGCCAACTAGGGCACCTAGGATGATACCAACTAAAATTTGAATTATCAAATTTCCATCGGCGTATCTTCTTGCTATGTTTTTAAGCATATTCATTTGACACCTTAATAAATTAGTTTTTTGTTGATTTTAGCTAAACAATTTTTAAATATAAAGAATTTGATAAAGATTAATTAGCTTTTTAAATAGATTTGTTACAATTGCACAAAATTTTAGTTAATAAAAGGATAAAAATGTATCTATTTACCTCTGAAGTTGTAAGTCCGGGCCATCCAGATAAATGTGCTGATATCATCGCTGATAGCATAGTGGATACTATTTTAACGCAAGATCCAAATGGACGCGTCGCTAGCGAAGTTTTTGTGGCTGGAAAAAATATAGTAATAGGCGGAGAGATAAACTCAAAAGTAAAACTCTCTTATAAAGACTATGAAAAGATCGTAAAAGATGCTCTTGCGCATATCGGATATGATGGAAAGAGTAATTTTACAAAAGAGCAGTGTTTGCACCCAGATGATATCGAGGTTAAAGTTTGCATAAATCAACAAAGCCCAGATATAAATCAAGGTGTTGATCAAAGTAGCGGTGAGATCGGAGCGGGCGATCAAGGCATTATGTTTGGTTTTGCAAGCTGCGAAGCGAAAGAATTTATGCCAGCAGCTATAACTTACGCAAGAATGCTTTGCGATAAAGTATATAAATTTGCCAAAGCAAACCCTGATAAGCTTGGCGTTGATATTAAAACGCAAGTTACAATTGATTACGGTAGCAAAGACAACTTTGAAAACTGCAAACCTCAAAGCATCCACACTATCGTTGTCTCTGCTCCTTGCGTGGAGAGCATGAAGATAGAAGAGCTTCGCGCACTAATTCAAAATTTAATAGACGAAACTGGTCTTCCAAAAGAGCTATATAATAAAGAAAAAACGATCATTTACATAAACCCAACAGGCAGATATGTAAACCATAGCTCACTTCACGATAGCGGCCTAACAGGTAGAAAACTAATCGTTGATAGCTTTGGTGGATATAGCCCGATAGGCGGCGGTGCTCAGTCAAGCAAGGACTACACGAAGGTTGATCGCAGCGGACTTTATGCAGCGCGCTGGATAGCTAAAAATATCGTCGCAGCTGGCCTTGCTAAAAAATGTATCGTTCAAATAAGCTATGCGATCGGCGTTGCAAAGCCAACTTCGGTTAGCGTTGACACCATGGGAACTCATGCAAATGGCATAAATGACGATATGCTTTCAAATTTTATAAGCGAGCACTTTGCTCTAACACCTCGCTGGATAACAAATAAATTTGGTCTTGATAAGCCAAGTAAAGATACGTTTTTATATGCAAAAGTAGCTGCAAAAGGTCAAGTAGGAAATGCAAAATACCCTTGGGAAAAGCTTGATGCAGTCGATACTTTCAAAGCTTTACTAAAAAAATAATCAAAAAAAGTGGCTTTATCTAAAAGCCACTTTAAATTTCTCTTTTAAAACTCATCCCAAAATACTTTTTTAGGTTTTATGATCTCACTTTTTGAGCCATTTACACTGTGATATACGACTTTATTGTATTTTGTGGCAAGGTGCTTTATTAGTAGCCTTTGAAGCACAGGCTCGCTGCTTGGCACAAACCAGCCATTGTTTGTGATAGCTACAACCACGTCAAATTCACCCTTATAAAGCTCCTCTTTTGTCGCCTCATAGCAGATAGCATTTCTAATTTTAACTCCGTCTATCTCATAGTCGCTAAAATTTTCAGCCTTTTTAAAGTCGCTAGCTCCGCCAAAAAATAGCTTATTTACCGCATCTTGCATAAATTTTGGCAAAGGAATTTCTTCGCCAAATGGCACTAAAAATTTCTTATCCATTCGCCTAAAAGTGCCATCTTGAAATAAAAAGGCAGAGTTATAAATTTGCTTATTTTCATAGGCAAGCGCACCAGCTACGATGGTTATCTTTTTTGAAAGCTCTTTTAGCTCATCAACGAGCAGTGGCTCATTTGTCATAAATAGTGGAAACGCGCTTTCAGGCAGCACGATGAGGCGTTTTTGCTCGGCGATAGCGTTATTTATCATTTCTAAATTTTCATTTGTAAATTTCATACGTAGATTTTTATCCCAGCGCACCCTTTGAGCGACATTAGTGTTTATTAGCTCCACGTTAAATGGCAGAGTTTTTACCTCGCCACTTTTAAACTGTAAAGCGGCGATCAGGCAGATAAAAGCTAGGCCAAATTTTAAAAATTTATTACTTAAGCTTAAAGAGATGGCTGCTAAAAATATAAATATAAGCCCTCTCGTGCTTGGTTCAAAAGGCCCTAAAACAAGCGTGACTTCAAGGTTAAACCAGTTAAAGCCAAATGGATGAACGTAGCTTATTAAAAATAGTAAAACGGCTCTTAGTGCCACAAAGCTTGGAAAAGAGGCTATCCAAAATAAAAGTCCATAAACAATGGCTACAAAGAGAATGACAAATGGTATAAGCCAGAAGAGATCATAGTAGATAAAACTAAAGCTGATCCAGTAAAACCATAAAATTCCTGTGAAAAATCCAACCACGAAAAAACCAGCTCTGCTTAAATTTATTATAATGCAAATTCCAGTCAAAGTTAAAAATGGCGAGATAAAATTTAAGAGTAAATTTTCGAAGAGGCTTAAAAAAATAAAGTTAGAGAGCAAAAAAGCACCGACAAAGGCTTTTATTATAATTTTAGTGCTAAAATGCCCATTTAAAAATCTTACAAATAAGGAAATCCATGCAAAACGCTGATTTTTTAACATCATTACTACCTCTTGTTGTGCTTTTCGCCATATTTTACTTTTTGGTTATCAGACCTCAACAAAAACAACAAAAAGCCCACGCAGCAATGCTTGCAGCTCTTGACAAAGGTGATAAGATAATAACTAATGGCGGACTTATATGCGAAGTGATTAAAGCCGAAAATGATTTTATCAAAGTTAAACTTAACGATGATGTAATCGTTCGTATAGCACGCGAGTTTGTAGCTAAAAAGATCGAAGATAAATAATGCGTAACGCAAGAGTCACATATAGGCTAATTATATTAATATTAGCCTTGGTTTTTGGTTTTGGCTTTTCGGTGCCATCTTTTTTTCAGACTCAAAGCGGAGCTAAAATTTCGCTAGGACTTGACCTTCAAGGCGGTCTTCATATGCTTCTTGGTGTTGAAACTAACGAAGCCATCCACTCTAAGATCAAGTCAATCGCTGGAAGCATAAATTATTATGCCAAAAAAGAAGATGTGCTCATTGATAAATTTAAGATAAAAGAAGATAGTGTTGATTTTGCGCTGCTTGATAGTGACGAGGCTCCAAAGGTTGATAAAGCGCTTGCTGAGATAAAAGGGCTTGATATCAAAAAAGATGGTCTAAACTATCACATCACTCTTACAGAGCAAGAGAGGCTTGATACGATCGAGTATGCGATCTCACAAGCTGTTGAGACCATTAGAAACAGGCTTGATCAGTTTGGTCTAGCTGAGCCAACAGTCGCTAGACAAGGCAAAGATAATATCCTAGTCGAGCTTCCTGGCATAAAAACCGAAGAAGACGAGCAAAGAGCGAGAGATCTTATCGCAAAGGCCGCTCACTTGCAGCTTATGGCAGTTGATGATAAAAGACAAGATCAGGCTAATACCATGAGCGAGGCAGAGGCTGAAAGCTATGGTGACGTGATCTTTAAAGATGCTAAAAATGACCGCGTAAAATATGTCGTTAAAAATATCCCTGTGCTTGATGGCTCGATGCTAACTGACGCAAAGGTTGCATTTTCTCAGCAAAATAACCTACCGATCATAAATTTCACACTAAATTCAGAAGGTGCTAGAATTTTTGGTGATTTTACTGGTGCAAATGTCGGTAAAAGGCTTGCTATCGTGCTTGATGGTAAGGTCTATTCAGCTCCAGTTATAAATGAAAGAATAGGTGGCGGCAGCGGCCAGATCAGCGGTGGCTTTACTCTTGATGAGGCTCACGACGTAGCGATCGCGCTTAGAAGTGGCGCACTTTTAGCACCTGTTAAGATGCTAGAAAAAAGAAGTGTCGGTCCATCTTTAGGTCAAGAGAGCATCAACCAAAGCATGGTAGCTCTTGCTGCTGGATCTATTTTAGTCGTGCTATTTATGCTAGTTTATTATGGAATTTCTGGAATTTTTGCAAATATCGCACTAGTTGCGGATGTTGTTATATTAGTAGCCGTCATGGCGCTTTTTGGTGCGACACTTACCTTGCCAGGTATGGCTGGTATCGTGCTAACTATCGGTATGGCGGTTGATGCAAACGTCATCATAAATGAGCGTATACGTGAGCTTTTGCGTGAAGGCGTGGCGATAAGAACGGCCGTGCAAAAGGGCTATGAGCACGCTATGAGCGCGATTATTGACTCAAACTTAACTACTATCATTACAGTTGCAGTGCTTTACGCTTATGGCACTGGTCCGGTTAAAGGCTTTGCAGTAACAATGGCAATAGGTATCATGGCTTCTATGCTAACAGCTATACTTGGTACTCATGGCATGTTTGATGCGGTTATGGACAAGATAGAAAAAAGCGGAAATACCAGACTTTGGTTTGGCTATAAAAGGAGCTAGGGATGCAAATTTTTACTAAGGCAAAAGTTTATGATTTTATGCGGTTTAGATTTGCTTCATTGGCACTTTCTATATTTTTATTTGTTGGCTCGATCTTTTTGCTTGCAACAAAGGGTCTAAACTACGGCATTGATTTCTCTGGCGGTACGCTTATTCAGCTAAAATACGACACCAAAGCGCCACTTGATAAAATTCGTGATGCTTTTGGCACAAATGAAGTGCTTAAAAACGCCTCTGTTACTGAGTTTGGAAGCGAAGATGAGGCTGTTATTAGATTTTCAGGTTCAAGCTCAAATTTAACTGGTGACATTGGCACTGAGATAAAGCAAATTTTAAAAGATACTGGAAATTTTGAAGTAAGACGTGTTGATATCGTTGGACCAAAGGTTGGTGACGAGCTTAGAGAAAAAGGCTTGATGGCTCTTGGAATTTCACTAATTGGCATATTAATCTACATCACATTTAGGTTTGAGTGGCGTTTTGCGCTTGCTGCGATCGCAACTGAAATTCACGATATAGTTATAACTGTCGGTGCTATTTCACTATTTGATATCGATGTAAATTTGGACACGCTAGCTGCCGTTTTAACGGTGCTTGGCTACTCTCTAAATGATACGATTATTATCTTTGATAGGATCAGAGAAGGTATCAAAGAGAGCAAGCGAACTGATATCGAAGGCGTTATCAACGAGTCAGTCTCAGCCACACTTTCAAGGACTATCTTAACTTCAGCAACTACGATGATGACAGTTCTTGTGCTATTTTTGTTTGGTGGAGATATGATACATGGATTTTCATTTATTCTTATCGTTGGTATTGTCATAGGAACGATCAGTTCGATCTACATCTCTTCGCCGTTTCTTATCTGGTTTAAATTTAGCATCGAGCATTTTAGAAGTAGAGAGACTGAAAAGCAAAAGATAAAAAAAGAGCGCGAAAAAGAGCGTGCTATGTTTGAGAAAGGCGTTGTGTAAGGAGGGATAATGAACTGGGGAAAAGTTATCTACATATTTTTTGCATTGATGAGTCTTACGACCACGGCGGAGTTTTTATACGATAAAAATGAGATCGCCCTTTTTGTGGCAGCTAGTATAAATTTGGTTTCTACGCTACTTAAGATCGGCGTTAAAAATTTACTTTCAGCTGAGCTTTTTGCGAGCTCGCTGGTTGCTGACTTGCACCTTATACCAGCCTTTGTTATATTGCAAGTCTCTGAAAATATGACGCTTAGCTACTCGCTAGCCATTGGTGCGGTCATCGCAAATATATTTTCACTAGCCTTGGTTTTAATAGAGTCAAGCAAATCACAAGAAGAATTTTAGGAGAAAAAATGGCTGAGAAGATAAAATATGAGCCTTTAAAGATAGAAAAAAAATGGCAAGAAATTTGGGATAAAAATGAGGAATTTGAGCCAAAAGACGATCTGAGCTTGCCAAAAAAATATATCCTAAGTATGTTTCCTTATCCAAGCGGACGCATACATATGGGGCATGTAAGAAACTACTCTATCGGTGATGCACTTGCTAGATCATATAGAAAAAGCGGCTACAACGTGCTTCATCCTATCGGCTTTGATAGCTTTGGCATGCCAGCTGAAAACGCAGCCATAAAACATAAAATTCACCCTAAAATTTGGACTTACGAAAACATCGACTATATGAAAAAAGAGCTAGCAAGCCTTGGTTTTTCATTTTCTAAAAAGAGAATTTTAGCCACATCTGATCCACTTTACACAAAGTGGGAGCAAAGCTTTTTTATAAAGATGTTTGAAAAAGGGCTTGTTTATAGAAAAAATGCAATTATAAATTGGTGCGAATACGATCAAACTGTGCTTGCAAATGAGCAGGTAGAGGATGGTAAATGCTGGAGATGCGGTAATGATGTTGTACAAAAAGAGCTTCCTGGATATTACTTTAACATCACAAAATACGCTAGCGAGCTACTTGACGATTTGAAGCTTCTTGAAGGCAAATGGCCAAATCAAGTAATTACAATGCAAGAAAACTGGATTGGCAGAAGCTACGGCTTGGAGTTTAAATTTTATCTTGATGAGGCTTCAAAAGAGGCTTTAGGTGGTAAATTTGATGGCTTTGAAGTGTTTACTACAAGAGCTGATACGATTTACGGCGTTAGCTACACAGCTCTTGCGCCAGAGCATCCTATCGTAAAAGCACTTCTTGAGAGTTATAAATTTGACGAAACCAAAAAAGCAAAGATAAAAGCAATCCTAAATCAAAGCCCAAGAGAGCGTCAAGCGAGCGAAAAAGATGGAGAATTTTTAGGAATTTATGTCGTTCATCCACTTACCAATGAAAAAATCCCAGTTTGGGTTGCAAATTTTATCCTAGCTGACTACGGCAGTGGCGCTATCATGGCTGTCCCTGCACACGATCAAAGAGACTTCGAGTTTGCAACTAAATTTAATCTACCTATAAAACCAGTCGTAAAGCCACTTGAGGGCGAGAGCGACGGTTCTAAAGCATACTCTGAGTATGGAATTTCTATAAATTCTGAGCTTATAAATGGACTTGCTTCAGAAGAAGCTAAAAATTTCATAATAGAAAAATTTGAAAAAGATGGTCTAGGCAAAAGGATCACAAACTACAAACTAAGAGACTGGGGAATTTCTCGTCAAAGATACTGGGGTGCGCCGATACCTGTCGTGCACTGCAAATGCTGTGGCGTAGTACCTGAAAAAGAGGAAAATTTACCTATCGCACTTCCAGAAGATGTCGAGATCACAGGCGAGGGCAATCCGCTTGATAAACATCCAACTTGGAAATTTACAAAGTGTCCAAAATGCGGACAAGATGCGATCAGAGAGACTGATACGATGGATACGTTTGTGGAGAGTAGCTGGTATTTTGCTAGATTTGCAAGCGATGAGAAGACGTGGGAGCAAAAAGCGCTTGATGAAAAGAGCGTGAATTACTGGATGAATGTAGATCAGTATATCGGCGGCATTGAGCATGCGATTTTGCACCTTTTATACGCTAGATTTTTCCAAAAGGTCTTAAGAGATCTAGGCTATCTAAGGGATGACGAGCCATTTGAAAATTTGCTAACTCAAGGCATGGTTTTAAAAGATGGCAAAAAGATGAGCAAAAGTAAGGGCAATGTCGTAGATCCTGATGATATCATCAATAAATATGGTGCTGATACGGCAAGGCTATTTATCCTTTTTGCAGCACCTCCTCAAAAAGAGCTTGAGTGGAACGACAGTGCAGTTGAAGGCGCATTTAGGTTTTTGAATAGGCTTTGGGAGAAGGCACAAACTATCAAAAAGATAGACGAACTGCCTCAGATAGATCATGAAAGCCTAAACAAAGACGAGAAATTTGCAAGGTTAAAAATTTATGAAGCGCTTAAAAAATCAACCGAGGTTTTTGGCGACACATTTGCTTTTAATACATTAATCGCTGCTTGCATGGAGGCACTAAATGCTATAAATGCTCAGGATAACGACGATGTAAATGCTGAAGGCTTTTTTATCATCTTAAATTTACTAGAACCTATCGTACCGCACATCGCAAATGAGCTTAGTGAAGAGCTTTTTGGTAGGAAAAATTTCACAAAGATAGCCGTAAAAGAAGAGGTTTTTGTAAAAGATAGCATCGCTCTTGCAGTTACAGTAAATGGCAAAAAAAGGGCTGAGTTTGAAGTGGCAGCAAGCAAGAGTGAGAGTGAAATTTTAAAGCTAGCTAAGCAAAATGTGGCTAAATGGCTTGAAGGAAAAGAAATTTTAAAAGAGATTTATATAAAAGGCAAATTAGTAAATTTTGTCATTAAAGGATAAATTTTGAGATATTTTTTAGCATTTTTTATTGCGATATTTATCTGCGGGTGTAGTTATAAGCCGGTTTCAAAGATCACACATGATCTAGTAGGTGATAAAATTTACGTTGATGTGATTATCAGCAAAGAAGAGCCAAAAAATAGTGTTTGGATAAAGGATGCTGTAAAAGAGGGTATGGTCGCAAGGCTAAATAAAAATTTATCAAGTAAAGAGAGTGCTGATACTTCGATAATTATTTCAGTAAAAGATTTAAATTACGAAGCGATCATTTATGATGAGTTTGGCTACATTACGTCATATAAAGCACATTTAAGCTTAAATTATAAGACTAAATTTAAAGATGGTAGCGTGGTTGATATTCCAGCCACTGGCGAGTATGACTTTAGTGTCGCAAGACGTCAAAAAGATGTAAGATTCGCTGACAGCATTCTTAGTGATACTCAAAAATACGAAGCTATCAAAGAGGCATCAAAAGAAGCCTTTGAAGAGTATATCGCAAGTTTAGCGGTAAAAGGATATAGAAATGGCAGCAGTAACCGTTAGTCAAATAGTCAAGGAAGCCTTAAATGAGATCAAAGATCGTCATTTGATGCTAACGCCAGAGAATTACACTGAAGTCTATAATGAAATTTCTAAAAAATATGGCTTTACAACAGAAGAGAGTAAAAAGATAGAAAAATATATCTCAAGGCTTGGTGACGAATATAAAAATCAAGCCCTAAGCCTTCATATAAAGACGGTCGATGAGTTTGTCGCTTTTATGACTGCTAGGCTCTCTAGGGGTGCTCAACAAGGAGCAAGTCTTGCAACTGATGATAAAAAATTACAATCACTAAACGCATTTGCTAGAAGAATTCTCCAAGCTATCTCAATGCTTCACAATAAAGATGCAAAAAGCTTAGCAGAGCAAAGTATGCAGCTACTTGCTAGAAGATATGATGAGAAAAATATTGAAGAAATGTGCCTTAGATGGTTTGACTTTGTTAGCTCGTACGACACTGAATTTTTAGAATTTTTGAAATATTATGGTGTTAGAAATTTTGATGATTTAAAGACAATGAGTTCTGAACTTGAGAAATTTCTTGCACAAAAAGATGAAGATGGCGAAGAGGATATTTTGATTCAGCTTTTAAGCCTTACTCTTGAGCCTTCTATTACAAAGGATCTTGATGAAGAGCTTAGCTCGATAAGAAGTACTTTGAAGCAAAATCCTAAAACCTTAAATAGCAAAGAATTTCAAGAAAAGGTAAAGGCATTTGTTGATCGCAGAATAGAAGAAGATAGAACGGAAATCATAGAAAAAGTTGGTTCGTTAAATAATGTCTTACAAAATATAAGCGAGAGAATTTCTGATATCGCGGTTAGTTCGCAAAGTAGTTCTGATAAAGTAAAAAGCATTAAAAATGATCTAAAAAATGTAAATTTAAATACAAACAGCATTGATCAAGTAAGAAGCATGCTTATTGAGATCGCTGGAGCTTTGGAGATCGAGAGCAAAGAGCTTGGTATCGAGATGCACAATAGGCAAGCTACTATCTTAGAGCTTCAAAACAGAGTGAATAGCCTTGAAAAAGAGCTTGAGGAAGCCAAGCTGGAGAGCAAAGAGGACTTTTTGACAAAAGTATCTACTAAGCGTGCATTGATGAACGAGATTCAACGCATTGAAGAGGCGTATAAACGCTATGGGACTGATTACTCTATATGCTTTGTTGATATTGACTTTTTCAAAAGCATAAACGATACTTATGGACATGAGGCCGGAGATGTTATTCTTTCAGCAGTGGCTCAAGTACTTAAGAAAAATGCTAGAAAGGTTGATTTTGTTGGTAGATATGGCGGCGAAGAATTTGTAATCTTACTTCCAAGCACTGGCTTAAAAGATAGTGTTAAATTTGGAGATAAGTTAAGAAGTATGATAGAAAATTTCAAATTTATCTATAAAAATGAGCGTATCAAGGTTACTATAAGCTCCGGCATAGCGACAAGAAGTGCAAATTTAAGCGAGACGATGACACTTGAGGCTGCTGATAAGATGCTTTATCTCTCAAAAGAGAATGGTAGAAATCAAGTAATGCCAAAGATAATCGAGGAAAAATGAGCCTAGCTAAATTTCTTGATGGCAAACCACTTTACTACAAAGAGATTGATTATGGTAGGATCATTAGAGCGTATGCGACTATAAAAGAGCACATAAAGCCATTTAAGATTATTCACGTAATAGGCACAAATGGCAAAGGCAGCACTGGCCGCTTTTTAGCGCAAATTTTAAGCCAAAATGGTGCAAAAGTAGGGCACTACACGAGCCCTCATATATTTAAATTTAACGAGCGATTTTGGCTAAATGGCGAGGTCGCTAGCGATGAAATTTTAGAAGCAGCTCACGAGCGCTTGCAGGCTCTTTTAAGTGACGAGTACAAGATAAAAACGAGCTATTTTGAGTATATGACGCTGATTTCTGCGGTACTTTTTGAGGGTTGCGATTATTTTGTCTGCGAAGCTGGTATGGGCGGTGTGCTTGATGCGACAAATGTTTTTGAAAAAGAGTTAAGCATTTTTACGCCTATTGGGCTTGATCACACGGCAGTTCTTGGGGATAGTTTGGAAGAAATCTCACGTACGAAATTTGAGGCTATGGGCAAAAGAGCTATTTTAAATGACGAAATGAACGATACAAGTATCGCTATCGCAAAAGAGATCACAAGTGAAAAAGGCTCCACTTTAAGCTTCCCAAGAGAAATTTTAACCAAAGAAAATTTAAACGAGATCGCAAACTATGCAAATAAATTTAATCTGCCAGAGTTTTTACGATCAAATTTAACTCTAGCCTACGCTGCGGCTAAAATTTTAGATAGCAGCATAGATATCAAAAAGCTGGGTGCTCTTACGCTTCGAGGCAGATGCGAAAAGATCGCTTCAAATTTATACGTTGATGTCGGTCACAACGAGCTTGGCGCAAAGGCTGTTGCTAAGAAATTTAGCCAAGGTGAGTTTGTTGGCAAGAAGCTTACCTTGGTATATAATTCGTTCTTGGATAAAGATTTCAAAGCGGTTTTGGCAGCTTTAAAGCCAGTCGTTGAGGATGTGCTGCTTTATCACTATCACTGCGAGGGTAGGGAGCTTGGCGGAGAGCTCATAAATAAAGCGTTAAACGAGCTTAAAATTTCGCATAGAGAGTTTGAGTCAAGCGATATGAACGATATAAAAGATGCAAAAAACGGCAAAATTTACCTAGCATTTGGTTCGTTTCACTTGGCCGAAGCCTTTTTAAAAGAGTACTATGCAAGCAAAGGTCTATGAGTATCTTTTAACACACGCCCCACAAATTCTCATCTGTGAAGATGACAAAGAGGCGGCACTTTGTGCGGATACGGCCAGTTTTGCTGGCTTTAGCGCATTTAAACTACCTGATTTTAGAGCTAAAAAGGGCGATGATCTAAGAAGCTTTAACGAAGAGCTTTTTGAAATTTCATCCGTTCTTAGCAAATACTATAAATTTGATGGCAAAAAGATCATCATAAGCCCATTTAGCACACTTTTAAACCCACTTCCAACGCAAAAAAACCTAGAAAGCTCAACAATCAAGCTAAAAGATAATCTAAATTTAAGCGAATTTGCCGACTTGCTCATACGCTTTGGCTACGAGTGCGTCGATATCGTTGAGAGCGTTGGCGAGTTTAGCATTCGTGGCGAAGTCATTGACATTTACGGCGTAAATATGGAAGATCCTGTTAGAATTTTACTCTTTGGCGATGAGGTGGAGAGCATAAGAAATTATAGCACCGCAACGCAAATTAGCAATAAAGCTGAGCTAAGCGAAGCCGAGATCGTGCCATTTATCGCAAATTTGAGCAAAGACGAGT
The DNA window shown above is from Campylobacter concisus and carries:
- the leuS gene encoding leucine--tRNA ligase — protein: MAEKIKYEPLKIEKKWQEIWDKNEEFEPKDDLSLPKKYILSMFPYPSGRIHMGHVRNYSIGDALARSYRKSGYNVLHPIGFDSFGMPAENAAIKHKIHPKIWTYENIDYMKKELASLGFSFSKKRILATSDPLYTKWEQSFFIKMFEKGLVYRKNAIINWCEYDQTVLANEQVEDGKCWRCGNDVVQKELPGYYFNITKYASELLDDLKLLEGKWPNQVITMQENWIGRSYGLEFKFYLDEASKEALGGKFDGFEVFTTRADTIYGVSYTALAPEHPIVKALLESYKFDETKKAKIKAILNQSPRERQASEKDGEFLGIYVVHPLTNEKIPVWVANFILADYGSGAIMAVPAHDQRDFEFATKFNLPIKPVVKPLEGESDGSKAYSEYGISINSELINGLASEEAKNFIIEKFEKDGLGKRITNYKLRDWGISRQRYWGAPIPVVHCKCCGVVPEKEENLPIALPEDVEITGEGNPLDKHPTWKFTKCPKCGQDAIRETDTMDTFVESSWYFARFASDEKTWEQKALDEKSVNYWMNVDQYIGGIEHAILHLLYARFFQKVLRDLGYLRDDEPFENLLTQGMVLKDGKKMSKSKGNVVDPDDIINKYGADTARLFILFAAPPQKELEWNDSAVEGAFRFLNRLWEKAQTIKKIDELPQIDHESLNKDEKFARLKIYEALKKSTEVFGDTFAFNTLIAACMEALNAINAQDNDDVNAEGFFIILNLLEPIVPHIANELSEELFGRKNFTKIAVKEEVFVKDSIALAVTVNGKKRAEFEVAASKSESEILKLAKQNVAKWLEGKEILKEIYIKGKLVNFVIKG
- the lptE gene encoding LPS assembly lipoprotein LptE codes for the protein MRYFLAFFIAIFICGCSYKPVSKITHDLVGDKIYVDVIISKEEPKNSVWIKDAVKEGMVARLNKNLSSKESADTSIIISVKDLNYEAIIYDEFGYITSYKAHLSLNYKTKFKDGSVVDIPATGEYDFSVARRQKDVRFADSILSDTQKYEAIKEASKEAFEEYIASLAVKGYRNGSSNR
- a CDS encoding GGDEF domain-containing protein, encoding MAAVTVSQIVKEALNEIKDRHLMLTPENYTEVYNEISKKYGFTTEESKKIEKYISRLGDEYKNQALSLHIKTVDEFVAFMTARLSRGAQQGASLATDDKKLQSLNAFARRILQAISMLHNKDAKSLAEQSMQLLARRYDEKNIEEMCLRWFDFVSSYDTEFLEFLKYYGVRNFDDLKTMSSELEKFLAQKDEDGEEDILIQLLSLTLEPSITKDLDEELSSIRSTLKQNPKTLNSKEFQEKVKAFVDRRIEEDRTEIIEKVGSLNNVLQNISERISDIAVSSQSSSDKVKSIKNDLKNVNLNTNSIDQVRSMLIEIAGALEIESKELGIEMHNRQATILELQNRVNSLEKELEEAKLESKEDFLTKVSTKRALMNEIQRIEEAYKRYGTDYSICFVDIDFFKSINDTYGHEAGDVILSAVAQVLKKNARKVDFVGRYGGEEFVILLPSTGLKDSVKFGDKLRSMIENFKFIYKNERIKVTISSGIATRSANLSETMTLEAADKMLYLSKENGRNQVMPKIIEEK
- a CDS encoding Mur ligase family protein translates to MSLAKFLDGKPLYYKEIDYGRIIRAYATIKEHIKPFKIIHVIGTNGKGSTGRFLAQILSQNGAKVGHYTSPHIFKFNERFWLNGEVASDEILEAAHERLQALLSDEYKIKTSYFEYMTLISAVLFEGCDYFVCEAGMGGVLDATNVFEKELSIFTPIGLDHTAVLGDSLEEISRTKFEAMGKRAILNDEMNDTSIAIAKEITSEKGSTLSFPREILTKENLNEIANYANKFNLPEFLRSNLTLAYAAAKILDSSIDIKKLGALTLRGRCEKIASNLYVDVGHNELGAKAVAKKFSQGEFVGKKLTLVYNSFLDKDFKAVLAALKPVVEDVLLYHYHCEGRELGGELINKALNELKISHREFESSDMNDIKDAKNGKIYLAFGSFHLAEAFLKEYYASKGL